TGCATTAAAGTGCACGTATTAACCCTAAAATTATATTGCACATAAAAGAGGGTGTTGAGTCATATAATGTCCACAACAGGTATATTAGGGGCATCTAAGGGTTTATAAAAGTGTTGGACTAGTCAATGCATTGCCCTAAGTTTTGGGTTGGATACCCGAACTCTTTTACATTGAATGAGTTCACTGAACTCTTAGTTGAGTCGCTAGAGCTGCATAGCTGAGTATTTTCTTTCCACTCATTCTTAACGCAGATTTGATCATTTTGTCAGTAACTTTTTGATTTTTGTATCACTCCTTTCCCTGTTACTAAAGAGTATAGTATCTGAATTTTAGGGTTCACGACACCATAGAAGCTGAGATTAGCACAGACGATGATTTTTCTGGTACCGAAGATCTCCTGGAGTCATCTGAAGCTTCATCAGAAGAAAACTCAGAGGGGCAAAGTGATTTTGACCTACCGAGCAACAGACCTGGCACTGATGTGGTGTTGGAGCCAGATTATTTATCTGCTTTAAGTTTTATTGATGATGGTCTTTTGCAGAAGCAGAAGTTTCCGCAAGATGAGATTTCATGCTCTGCAGAATATGTTTCGTGTAAATCATGTAGAAGGATGGAAATATCTTCCACGGATGTTAGTAACAGTGAAAGAGCTGCATGTGACAGTTCTCTGCCCTATAGAAGTGGGGAACAAAGTACGCTGCAGGATCTTGATAACCGGATCACTAATAGTTGCCACAATACTTGCTGTCTGTCTGATTGCTTTCCAGGAAATCTTCTGAATATTGATAGGAGGAGCTCTCAGAGTACATGGTCGCATGAAGTTGAGATTGAGCCGGAAGTAGGCAGTTGTAAATTTGGTGTCCAGTTGCCTAACAACGTAGATTCTAGTGGTTCAGTTCTACCTCGAAATCCTTCATTGCCTGAGGCTTATGAAAAGGATCAGCATCCATATAGAGCTTGTACTTTTTTAAGTTCAACAAGTTTGCCATCATGGAAGCTGAAGCATAACTCCGACTTTCTAAGCATGAACCCAATTTTGGCTAGAAGTTCTCTTGTTAACCCAAAGAGGGAGCCTGAACAAATGTGCTCAAGAGATTCTAGGcaatcttttcctttttttaatttcaCATCTATCAGAGATCCTTGCGAGGTTTATATAGAAAAGTTTGCTGCCAATTCTAGAGATCAGTTAGGAGCTGGGGTTTCTGTTTTGACTGGTACAGCAGCTACTGCTGCTGTTCTTACTAGTTGTCAACATAACTTAAAAGATCACTCTGATAAGAACTTGGAGAAAAAGGAAGAGCTGTCTCATACTTGTTCCCCTGTAGGTTCCGAGGCTCACATTCAAAAAATCTCATCATTGGAAAATGCTGCTGGTGGGAGTGGTTGGGAGAGACTGCTTGCTAATTCTAGCAAGATTGCCAGTACAACTGCTAGATTTCCGAAGACTAGTTTGGTGACAGTCCTTGAGATGCCACTGGATCATATTATCAAAAAGTGCCTGTTGGAGGAGATTTTGCTTCAGTATCCTTATATATTCTagatgcatgaaatgcagcttaTCAACACTTGCAGTAAACTGTCTTTATTTTCCCTTGTTTGTTTATGCTTTACTACTGTGGCGTCCAACTTTTCTCCCCATTCATGACGAGGAAAGAATTTCATTTACATTTTTCTGACTACTTAGCAAAGAAGATTAAAATCAAGATAGCCCAAAAATTGGATGTGTGTCAAGACGCTGTCGGGCTCCGGCCGCTGACTCAAGTGCCCCCATTATGAAGTTAAATATTAACGAAAGAGGTAGAGATGCTCATGCTTCTAGTACCTCAAATGTTGATATTCCTGTGACCTGTAGTGCTAAAATATTATTCAATAAGGGACGATCATCTATGTAGTTGACATGATGCTTGATAAAATATGAGTATTCAAGGATTTTGAAGTTGGAATTATTTTAGACATACCTGATTTATGCAGTCTCAGATGATGGGTTTTCATGAAAAATCGGTTAGTTCAAGGTCAGTGAAGTATTTGAGTTGCAGGGCTGATGTTCCTTGGTGGGCCAGTCCTCTAGAACCAATTTCCTTCTCCAAGTTTGAATAGTGACCATTGTCTTGCCCACTTTGACATCTGTAAACTGTGTTTTAGATCCATTGTTCCTCGGCGGGCCATAGTTCTCTTATGTTCTCCTTTGAATCCTCAACTTTGATACTTTCTTCAGCTATTTTATATCTGCGAAAGTGatattttcatttctttctctAATTTTAAGAAGAGTGTTATTCGAAAAGAAATGATtgttttttcatatatatataaaaaagaaatGATTGTTTTGCTTAAACTTTTATTTGTTATTAATCACCATCATCACAATGTTCTTTAAGTAACCCTTACCTGTTGGGGAGCAGGCAAAGGCATTCTTATATGGCCTCTCATTTTTTCCTTGACATTGCTAGATACAAATACTTGAGCAAGTTAACTATACAATTACTTGATAAAGGTTTTAGTTTGCATGAACATTTGCTGGCTCTAAGGAGGTATCATTTTATGGAATTAGCAGATTGGGCACATCTGTTTGTCAGCTCTCTTCAGCATCATGTATGTTCTTCTCCCACTTTATAGCTTGTTTTTTACTTTCCTTTTCTTGATTTGTGTATTTTCTCGAAACAGAAATGGTACACCGTAGAGGCAGAAAAGAGAATATCAGCAATTCAGGGCATTCTTGAGTTGTCAGTTCAGAGATCTTCTTGTGAAGGGGACCCTTATAAGGATCGTTTGTTTGTCTATGTGAAAGGGAGTATGACAAACATCTCAGTTTCTGGTAGAGGAACATTTTATGGTATGGCAAACATCTTCTTGTGAAGGGGACCCTTACGTTTTACCTTTTCTCTGTCCATTTGTTTCTCTGCATCTGTATATATGGTGCATTATCTTCTACAGGCATTTTTGGTTCAGCTTTTAGAACTATATTACTCTTGGCAGGAATCCACTCCTTTGATTGTTTGGGTTTGGGTTATCGAGTAGATTGGCCACTCAGCATCATATTGTCTCCTGGCGCACTAAAAATGTACTCGGACATCTTTAGTTTTCTGATACAAGTCAAGCTTGCTGCTTTCTCTTTAAGTGATATATGGCGCTCATTAAAGGTACTGATTTGATATTGGTCCCATAGTTTATTAAATTcatcatgtatatatatgtaatgCGTGGATTTTATGTTTCTATGTCTTTGCTCAACCcttctcattttcttttctttgcttatTCCCTGTCTCTTTATATTTATTCTGAGAACTTGTATACACCTAGTTCGTTGAAGTTAAAGCAAGTTCCAGCCTGCTTGGGATTGACCAAAGAAGCAGTTACGGGTTACCTAATATTGAAATTACCTCTTGTGTGACCATGGAAAGCCCTATTTCATTTCTTTTCATTAGCCTATACAGGTTGAGAACAGGGATATCCATGTTTAATTTGTTGTCAAATGCCTTGTGAAGGCATTGATTTATGGAGCCTACAGGTTAGTAACTGAATCTATATTGTATGAAGGAATGAAGAGTGGGCTTAATTGTTTTGCGGTATAATTGTTAAGTATTGGAAATCGTGGTTCAGTCACCGCAATCCAATACCATTTAATATGACTTATTTTTCCTTAGTTTTGGAATTCTTTCTAGTGGCCGCCATCACAGTTTAGTTAGTGTTTGAATGCATTTGATTTTGAAGGGCTTCAACTAAGGTGGAGAAGTATTTTAGGAAGTTTATATCTCTTATATCTTACCCCTTCCCTATCATGCTGATAAAATGAAACAATAACTGAGGGTGCATATTTACATTAAATCCTCCCAAaaccaaataaaataaaataaaatgattaCACTGCACAGGATAATCACAACTGTAGTTTTGACAGTTGGCTCAACCAAATTATTTTACATAAGTGATGCTTTAAGTCACCTAATAATTTTGATATGTTGTCCTTGTGAACAGGATCTCTCTAAATTGGACAAGAAGAATCAACATTTTGCGTTTGGCAATGCAGAACCAAAGCAACTGTCCATCTTAATTGAAACAAGGTCCTTTTTACGTTTTAATTATTGTTGTCTTCTTTCTTTCTGGCTAACTTGATGTCATTTGACCCAAGGCTTGTCTGGTAACTCTATGTGAAAGGAATAATCACAAGATATTATGCTTTTGTGTATGACATGTTTTTCCGTATGATGTTGCTTGCTCTTTTATGGGTTTTTTTATTAAGAGGTTGTGTGCAATCATATATGCAGAAAGATGCTAGCTTTTTCCGAGCTTGTTCAAAGTTGAGATATTTCAGATCTTGCTATAGAGTTTCTTTTGATAGAAACCTAAGAAGCACGCTGCCACACCGTGCATTTCTTGGTTATCTTGGAAACGCGAAGCAAAGCAACTGTGCGCTATTTCGTGTTGCGCTTAAACACTTGTTGGGTCATAATCACATTGATGCTAAATGTAAATGAAATGTCTTAAGAGTCACAATGAAAATGGACCTAAGACCTATATCTACGACCCGAAGTAACTTGTTGAGCATTGTGGCGAGAAAAGTCTAACCGAAGCAAGTTGGTATGACATGACGCTTGGAGGGTCTGCGACTTAGCTGTGAGTTTGAATATTATAGTTGTATATAAAATATATTAGTGATGTTGGAAGAAAGTAAATGTGTTAAGTGTAAACCATCTATAAAAGCCCGTAGACATCACTATTCTTCAATCTCTTCTCTTATATCTAACATAAGCTTATCCCATGATTTTCTACTCAATCATATATGCTATATGTGCTGAGTCGTTTCATTACTTTTGTGGTTAGAGTCTGCTACTTTCTGCTGTTTTACTTACGTGGTTCTGAATTTCATTCCAGGCACCAGCTTAATCATTTTGTATGTACGTTGCAGCAATATGTACAATCACAACTATCTCATGTGTCCTGGTGCAGATTCATGCATTCTCTTAAGGATAAGGTTTGGAGCACCTTCTGATCTGGGTTTTAATGAATTTCACCTT
The Nicotiana sylvestris chromosome 11, ASM39365v2, whole genome shotgun sequence DNA segment above includes these coding regions:
- the LOC104210543 gene encoding uncharacterized protein isoform X1, encoding MAVDTNLASLFEKLKLEDLYVPPRPWESIPSECGGISSSNSANTNRSSHVQYSTSAVSESSLVRLTLDALQGVESVLISIQKLSALFCFDSADRSFHHIPSLLTRTSSTLALGNLLKSIGRFGCIIFLLHKFVDHFTCLTPDGNSDEDEVQKYDANDGVGRRMSNHTLVNQAFAISVAKILDGYTSALNTLYASVNFRRCLKSKGGGCFTSVGHGEITLLEAYLHSAGLRTQLDVLGNICNMSDLALRYSELSLEEISAKAFLEFNNFPRSGALLTFLYTQLKMADPAHCALLKFLFLRSWEPYCGFIRAWIFEGRIADPFKEFIVEIVKEQPDHEPGNTGISNDFPLASVRVRQGVLPLFLEDCLLPLFRAGQQLQIITKLLEFCDTFGPFNGIHEELLPGIDGFSSEFPSFRSSLLFEKGTIETMVVSRNSYYQRMLEKVDNVFTKMEFRFREGMQPRYANHARNLTSPVLFSTSDNLDAYSNDTRGQTLVHDTIEAEISTDDDFSGTEDLLESSEASSEENSEGQSDFDLPSNRPGTDVVLEPDYLSALSFIDDGLLQKQKFPQDEISCSAEYVSCKSCRRMEISSTDVSNSERAACDSSLPYRSGEQSTLQDLDNRITNSCHNTCCLSDCFPGNLLNIDRRSSQSTWSHEVEIEPEVGSCKFGVQLPNNVDSSGSVLPRNPSLPEAYEKDQHPYRACTFLSSTSLPSWKLKHNSDFLSMNPILARSSLVNPKREPEQMCSRDSRQSFPFFNFTSIRDPCEVYIEKFAANSRDQLGAGVSVLTGTAATAAVLTSCQHNLKDHSDKNLEKKEELSHTCSPVGSEAHIQKISSLENAAGGSGWERLLANSSKIASTTARFPKTSLVTVLEMPLDHIIKKCLLEEILLQYKYLSKLTIQLLDKGFSLHEHLLALRRYHFMELADWAHLFVSSLQHHKWYTVEAEKRISAIQGILELSVQRSSCEGDPYKDRLFVYVKGSMTNISVSGRGTFYGIHSFDCLGLGYRVDWPLSIILSPGALKMYSDIFSFLIQVKLAAFSLSDIWRSLKDLSKLDKKNQHFAFGNAEPKQLSILIETRHQLNHFVCTLQQYVQSQLSHVSWCRFMHSLKDKVKDMMDLHSAHMAYLDDSVHICFLSEETQHIASIIRSILQSAVDFRSCLSGDISQVLHIRKTFSENIKELYICYLKSPRHVEFGLSCFWERLNYNDHYSEVIGKQMGHKVFLV
- the LOC104210543 gene encoding uncharacterized protein isoform X2, which translates into the protein MAVDTNLASLFEKLKLEDLYVPPRPWESIPSECGGISSSNSANTNRSSHVQYSTSAVSESSLVRLTLDALQGVESVLISIQKLSALFCFDSADRSFHHIPSLLTRTSSTLALGNLLKSIGRFGCIIFLLHKFVDHFTCLTPDGNSDEDEVQKYDANDGVGRRMSNHTLVNQAFAISVAKILDGYTSALNTLYASVNFRRCLKSKGGGCFTSVGHGEITLLEAYLHSAGLRTQLDVLGNICNMSDLALRYSELSLEEISAKAFLEFNNFPRSGALLTFLYTQLKMADPAHCALLKFLFLRSWEPYCGFIRAWIFEGRIADPFKEFIVEIVKEQPDHEPGNTGISNDFPLASVRVRQGVLPLFLEDCLLPLFRAGQQLQIITKLLEFCDTFGPFNGIHEELLPGIDGFSSEFPSFRSSLLFEKGTIETMVVSRNSYYQRMLEKVDNVFTKMEFRFREGMQPRYANHARNLTSPVLFSTSDNLDAYSNDTRGQTLVHDTIEAEISTDDDFSGTEDLLESSEASSEENSEGQSDFDLPSNRPGTDVVLEPDYLSALSFIDDGLLQKQKFPQDEISCSAEYVSCKSCRRMEISSTDVSNSERAACDSSLPYRSGEQSTLQDLDNRITNSCHNTCCLSDCFPGNLLNIDRRSSQSTWSHEVEIEPEVGSCKFGVQLPNNVDSSGSVLPRNPSLPEAYEKDQHPYRACTFLSSTSLPSWKLKHNSDFLSMNPILARSSLVNPKREPEQMCSRDSRQSFPFFNFTSIRDPCEVYIEKFAANSRDQLGAGVSVLTGTAATAAVLTSCQHNLKDHSDKNLEKKEELSHTCSPVGSEAHIQKISSLENAAGGSGWERLLANSSKIASTTARFPKTSLVTVLEMPLDHIIKKCLLEEILLQYKYLSKLTIQLLDKGFSLHEHLLALRRYHFMELADWAHLFVSSLQHHKWYTVEAEKRISAIQGILELSVQRSSCEGDPYKDRLFVYVKGSMTNISVSGRGTFYGIHSFDCLGLGYRVDWPLSIILSPGALKMYSDIFSFLIQVKLAAFSLSDIWRSLKDLSKLDKKNQHFAFGNAEPKQLSILIETSNMYNHNYLMCPGADSCILLRIRSKI